One window of Quercus robur chromosome 5, dhQueRobu3.1, whole genome shotgun sequence genomic DNA carries:
- the LOC126729143 gene encoding SKP1-like protein 1A, translated as MSNTSENPKPSSSSAKMTLKTSDNELFEVEEAVAMKFCTVKQYFEDEKDSDVAARGSTTVIPLPNVHSAVLATLISYGKKLPQSNAVADNHEEEETKKKERKKYEQGLLKNLMPGELLDLISAANYLDFKEGLEFFNQALADHIQNKSVEYVRKFFGIKNDYEPHEEEKYREEYAWAFEGVDED; from the coding sequence ATGTCGAACACTAGCGAAAACCCAAAACCCAGTTCATCTTCAGCCAAAATGACCCTAAAAACCTCAGACAACGAACTATTCGAGGTTGAAGAAGCCGTGGCCATGAAATTCTGCACCGTCAAGCAATACTTTGAAGACGAGAAAGACAGCGATGTGGCCGCGCGTGGCTCCACCACCGTCATCCCTCTCCCGAACGTTCACAGTGCCGTCCTCGCCACGCTCATCTCCTACGGCAAGAAACTTCCCCAGAGCAATGCCGTCGCAGACAACCATGAGGAGGAAGAGacgaagaagaaagagaggaagaaataCGAGCAAGGGTTGTTAAAGAACCTGATGCCTGGGGAACTCCTAGACCTAATATCTGCTGCTAACTATTTGGACTTCAAGGAAGGGCTGGAGTTCTTCAACCAGGCCTTGGCTGATCACATCCAGAACAAGAGCGTTGAGTATGTTCGGAAGTTCTTTGGTATCAAGAACGATTACGAGCCCCACGAGGAGGAGAAGTATCGCGAAGAGTATGCTTGGGCTTTCGAGGGAGTCGATGAGGATTAG